One region of Kytococcus sedentarius DSM 20547 genomic DNA includes:
- a CDS encoding alanine/glycine:cation symporter family protein: protein MLTQAEKSGIDGAIESWFGPVVEWLSGIVFATFPLGSAEMPFLIVWLLLGGFVLSALIGPQIVYGMRQVPGIVKGRFNRRTDPGEITSYQALATELSGTVGLGNVAGVAVAITVGGPGATLWIILAGFLGMSIKAAEATLGAKYRRINDDGTVSGGPMYYLQHGLAERGMRPLGVFLAGFYAFAMMIGALGAGNIFQANQVAVQLTNLTGGEESILAGRGWMIGLALAVLAAVVIFGGIRSIARWTSRLTPIMAILYVLCVLVILGANVGSLPSAVGAIFDGAFTGEGVQGGVVGVAIIGVQRALFSNAAGVGSAAIAHSPVRTRRPAQEGLVASLEPFIDSVVICTMTALAIVVTGLHTSSSADGVALTSEAFGTVHALFPWLLTAIVLLLAFSTLLSYSYYGKKSAGYLFGNSRAVELSYDALWIVMIVVGAAVSLDTVVGFSDAMFFLVTLPNFIGLYLLSGVLRRELSKHTRDYANGDVPEVPEAERSQPNQGSTVVPGRATATNTPAR from the coding sequence ATGCTCACCCAGGCCGAGAAGTCCGGCATCGACGGCGCGATCGAGTCGTGGTTCGGCCCGGTCGTGGAATGGCTCTCCGGCATCGTCTTCGCCACCTTCCCACTGGGCAGCGCGGAGATGCCCTTCCTCATCGTGTGGCTGCTACTCGGCGGGTTCGTGCTGAGCGCCCTCATCGGGCCCCAGATCGTCTACGGCATGCGGCAGGTGCCCGGCATCGTGAAGGGCCGGTTCAACCGGCGCACCGACCCCGGTGAGATCACCAGCTACCAGGCGCTGGCCACCGAGCTCTCGGGCACGGTGGGGCTGGGCAACGTCGCCGGTGTGGCCGTGGCCATCACCGTCGGTGGCCCCGGCGCCACGCTGTGGATCATCCTCGCCGGCTTCCTCGGCATGTCCATCAAGGCCGCCGAGGCCACGCTGGGTGCCAAGTACCGCCGCATCAACGACGACGGCACCGTCTCCGGCGGGCCGATGTACTACCTCCAGCACGGCCTGGCCGAGCGCGGCATGCGCCCGCTGGGCGTCTTCCTGGCCGGCTTCTACGCCTTCGCCATGATGATCGGCGCGCTGGGGGCCGGCAACATCTTCCAGGCCAACCAGGTGGCCGTGCAGCTGACGAACCTGACCGGCGGCGAGGAGAGCATCCTGGCCGGCCGCGGGTGGATGATCGGCCTGGCCCTGGCGGTCCTGGCGGCCGTGGTCATCTTCGGCGGCATCCGCTCCATCGCCCGCTGGACCTCCCGCCTCACGCCGATCATGGCCATCCTGTACGTGCTGTGCGTGCTGGTGATCCTCGGCGCCAACGTCGGCTCCCTGCCCTCGGCCGTCGGGGCGATCTTCGACGGTGCCTTCACCGGTGAGGGCGTGCAGGGCGGCGTGGTGGGAGTCGCCATCATCGGGGTGCAGCGCGCGCTGTTCTCCAACGCCGCCGGTGTTGGCTCGGCCGCCATCGCGCACTCGCCCGTGCGCACCCGCCGCCCCGCGCAGGAGGGCCTGGTCGCCTCGCTCGAGCCGTTCATCGACTCGGTGGTCATCTGCACGATGACGGCGCTGGCCATCGTCGTGACCGGTCTGCACACCTCCTCCAGCGCCGATGGGGTGGCCCTCACCTCCGAGGCCTTCGGCACCGTGCACGCCCTGTTCCCCTGGCTGCTGACGGCGATCGTGCTGCTGCTGGCCTTCTCCACCCTGCTGAGCTACTCGTACTACGGCAAGAAGTCCGCCGGGTACCTTTTCGGCAACAGCCGGGCCGTGGAGCTGAGCTACGACGCGCTGTGGATCGTGATGATCGTGGTCGGTGCCGCCGTCTCGCTGGACACGGTCGTCGGCTTCTCCGACGCCATGTTCTTCCTGGTGACGTTGCCCAACTTCATCGGCCTGTACCTGCTCTCCGGCGTGCTGCGCCGCGAACTCAGCAAGCACACCCGGGACTACGCCAACGGGGACGTCCCCGAGGTGCCCGAGGCCGAGCGCAGCCAGCCCAACCAGGGCAGCACGGTCGTCCCCGGCCGGGCAACCGCCACCAACACCCCGGCGCGCTGA
- a CDS encoding Glu/Leu/Phe/Val family dehydrogenase: MFELMDEWGPEKVVTVNHQRSGMQGVLVIDNTSRGPGKGGTRMRADLTVAEVASLARVMTWKWAAVDLYQGGAKAGIRFDPTSPRKEEALRAFARMLRNEVPSEYVFGLDMGLNEADAAILCDELGDRGAATGTPAALGGVAYDALGITGHGVAEAVDASVAHCGIDDDRVVVQGFGAVGHATVRRLSELGYRIVAVSTAVGAVHDPDGLDVTELLLLREAHGDALVDHASGQRLAAGRELTLDAGILVPAAQQGVLDATNAGDVRARLVVEGANLPTDAAAQELLAARGVTLVPDFIANAGGIIAAAFGMRDRYSPFGVATDQIVPTVTERMRANTLTVLEAATTTDTTPHAAAGQLARDRVRQAMELRGQVPPTRQEIR; encoded by the coding sequence GTGTTCGAGCTCATGGACGAGTGGGGACCGGAGAAGGTCGTCACCGTCAACCACCAGCGCAGCGGCATGCAGGGCGTGCTCGTCATCGACAACACCTCGCGCGGCCCGGGCAAGGGCGGCACCCGCATGCGGGCCGACCTCACCGTGGCCGAGGTGGCCTCCCTGGCCCGGGTGATGACTTGGAAGTGGGCAGCCGTCGACCTGTACCAGGGCGGCGCGAAGGCCGGCATCCGGTTCGACCCGACCTCCCCCCGCAAGGAGGAGGCGCTGCGGGCCTTCGCACGCATGCTGCGCAATGAGGTGCCGAGCGAGTACGTGTTCGGGCTGGACATGGGGTTGAACGAGGCCGACGCGGCCATCCTCTGCGACGAGCTCGGCGACCGGGGTGCCGCCACCGGCACCCCGGCCGCCCTCGGCGGCGTGGCCTACGACGCCCTGGGCATCACCGGCCACGGGGTCGCCGAGGCCGTCGACGCCTCCGTGGCCCACTGCGGCATCGACGACGACCGCGTGGTCGTGCAGGGTTTCGGGGCAGTCGGCCACGCCACGGTGCGCCGGCTGTCGGAGCTGGGCTACCGCATCGTGGCCGTGTCCACCGCCGTGGGCGCCGTGCACGACCCCGACGGCCTGGACGTCACCGAGCTGCTGCTCCTGCGCGAGGCGCACGGCGACGCGCTGGTGGACCACGCGTCCGGCCAGCGGCTCGCCGCCGGACGGGAGCTCACCCTCGATGCCGGGATCCTCGTCCCGGCCGCCCAGCAGGGCGTGCTCGACGCCACCAACGCCGGCGACGTGCGGGCCCGCCTCGTGGTGGAGGGGGCCAACCTGCCCACCGACGCCGCGGCGCAGGAGCTCCTCGCCGCCCGGGGCGTGACGCTGGTGCCCGACTTCATCGCGAACGCCGGCGGCATCATCGCCGCCGCGTTCGGCATGCGGGACCGCTACTCCCCCTTCGGCGTCGCGACCGACCAGATCGTCCCCACCGTCACCGAGCGGATGCGGGCCAACACCCTCACCGTCCTCGAGGCGGCCACCACCACCGACACCACCCCCCACGCCGCCGCGGGCCAGCTGGCCCGCGACCGGGTCCGCCAGGCCATGGAGCTGCGCGGCCAGGTGCCCCCCACCCGTCAGGAGATCCGATAA